The DNA sequence GCTGATAGAATAGCTGTGTAATGAGGGAGTAGTTTACACGCATCAGCCGATGCGTGCGCCAAGTCAACATACATGGCCAAAATGGTCTGGCTTGCCCTGATAAACGAGACTCATGCCTGGTTTGCTACCAACGCATGAGTCTTGTTTTTTTGTCTATATTTTATAAGGAGGATCTATATGAGATTCTATCTGGAAAACAAGGATTCCGTCCTACAGAAGTGCAAAAGCACATCGAAAGGCCTTTCCTCGGAGGAAGCCGCCGCACGGCTGGAACGAAACGGAAAAAATAAGCTGGCAGAGGAAAACCGTGTGCCATTGTGGAAGCGGCTGTTGGCACAGCTGAGTGACCCGATGACCATTATTCTGCTTGTCGCAGCAATCCTATCCGGCGTGACAGCCGCTTATTCGGGCGAATCCTACGCGGATGTATTCATTATTCTGTTTGTCGTAATTGTCAACGCTATATTGGGTGTATTACAGGAAAGCAAAGCGGAAAAAGCGATGGAAGCGCTGAAAAAGATGACTGCGGCGACCTCCAAAGTTTACAGAAACGGAGAAATCACATCTGTAAAGAGCGAAGACCTTGCCGTTGGCGATGTGGTCCTTCTGGAGGCCGGCGACTCTGTCCCCGCCGACTGCCGTGTTCTGGAAAGCGTCAGCATGAAGGCAGAGGAGTCTTCCCTGACCGGCGAATCAGTGCCGGTTGAAAAAGCGACGGACGCGCTTCCTTTAAACGGTCAAAAAGACATTTCGCTTGGCGACCGGACCAATATGGTCTTTATGGGTAGCACCATCGTCTACGGACGCGGCAAAGCGGTAGTCACCGCCGTTGGCATGGACACAGAAATGGGCAAAATTGCCTCGGTCCTTGTCAACGCCAAGCATAACCTGACGCCGCTGCAGATTAAGATGAAGCAGCTCAGCAAAATCCTGACATGGCTGGTTATCGGTATCTGTGCCGTGATTTTCGTTTTCAGCCTGATACGTTCCGGAAACTTCAGCGAAAAATCTATCATTAACGTCTTTATGATTGCGATTAGCCTGGCTGTTGCTGCCATTCCGGAAGGTCTGGCCGCTGTGGTCACCATTGTGCTTTCCATCGGCGTTTCTAATATGTCAAAACGCAATGCCATTATCCGCCGCTTAACCGCTGTGGAAACACTGGGCTGCGCGCAGGTCATCTGCACGGATAAAACCGGAACGCTTACCCAAAACCGCATGACCGTTGTGGACCATTTTACGGACAGTGAAAGTGTGCTTGCTACGGCGCTGGCACTGTGCAGTGACTCCCGCCTTGGTCACGATGGAAAAGCCGTAGGTGAACCGACAGAAAATGCGCTGGTCAACTACGCGACCTCTCTCGGCCTGAAAAAGAATGAACTGGAAGAAAGCGCACCGCGTGTAGGTGAAATTCCGTTTGACTCTGGCAGAAAAATGATGTCTACCGTACACCCCACGCAGGAAGGCTTCATTCAGTATACAAAAGGTGCACCGGACGTTATTTTGAAACACTGCACCTGTGTTTACAAAGGCGGCCGTGAAATTCCCCTGACACCGGAAATGCGCAGCCAGATTCTAGGCGAAAATAAGCGCATGGCAGATAAGGCGCTGCGTGTGCTAGGTTCGGCATTCCGCAGGTATAGCACCAAACCAAGTTCTTACAAATCCAGTGATATGGAAGAAAAGCTTACTTTTATTGGCCTTGTCGGTATGATTGACCCTGTCCGTCCAGAAGTGGAAGCTGCTGTAAACGAATGCCGGGGCGCTGGCATCCGTGTTAACATGATTACCGGTGACCACAAGGACACCGCCGCGGCGATTGCCTCTCAGCTGGGCATTTTGAAGGACCCTTCCCAGGCCATTACCGGTGCTGAACTGGACGACCTAAGTGATGAAAAGCTGGAAAAGAACGTTGATAAATATACGGTATTCGCACGAGTTCAGCCGGAACATAAAGTTCGTATTGTCAACGCATGGAAAAAACGCGGCATGATTACCGCCATGACCGGTGACGGCGTCAATGATGCGCCCGCTATTAAGAGCGCCGACATCGGCGTTGGTATGGGCATCACCGGCACGGACGTAACTAAAAACGTCGCGGATATGATTCTGGCAGACGACAACTTCGCAACTATTGTTTCTGCTGTAGAAGAAGGCCGCCGCGTTTACGATAATATCCGCAAAGCTATTCAGTTCCTATTAAGCTCCAACATAAGTGAAGTTATCTCCATCTTTGTAGCCACCATGATTGGC is a window from the Caproicibacterium lactatifermentans genome containing:
- a CDS encoding calcium-translocating P-type ATPase, PMCA-type, producing MRFYLENKDSVLQKCKSTSKGLSSEEAAARLERNGKNKLAEENRVPLWKRLLAQLSDPMTIILLVAAILSGVTAAYSGESYADVFIILFVVIVNAILGVLQESKAEKAMEALKKMTAATSKVYRNGEITSVKSEDLAVGDVVLLEAGDSVPADCRVLESVSMKAEESSLTGESVPVEKATDALPLNGQKDISLGDRTNMVFMGSTIVYGRGKAVVTAVGMDTEMGKIASVLVNAKHNLTPLQIKMKQLSKILTWLVIGICAVIFVFSLIRSGNFSEKSIINVFMIAISLAVAAIPEGLAAVVTIVLSIGVSNMSKRNAIIRRLTAVETLGCAQVICTDKTGTLTQNRMTVVDHFTDSESVLATALALCSDSRLGHDGKAVGEPTENALVNYATSLGLKKNELEESAPRVGEIPFDSGRKMMSTVHPTQEGFIQYTKGAPDVILKHCTCVYKGGREIPLTPEMRSQILGENKRMADKALRVLGSAFRRYSTKPSSYKSSDMEEKLTFIGLVGMIDPVRPEVEAAVNECRGAGIRVNMITGDHKDTAAAIASQLGILKDPSQAITGAELDDLSDEKLEKNVDKYTVFARVQPEHKVRIVNAWKKRGMITAMTGDGVNDAPAIKSADIGVGMGITGTDVTKNVADMILADDNFATIVSAVEEGRRVYDNIRKAIQFLLSSNISEVISIFVATMIGFTILKPAHLLWINLITDCFPALALGLEKKENGLMSRSPRNPKEGFFARGMGADLIYQGVLISIVTLVSYFVGHFMEHGVWEIAESPDGMTMAFLTLSMAEIFHSFNMRSQRNSIFSLHCQNKALLGAMLGSLVLTSVVIFVPPLANAFGFMKISAEEYFTAMLLAFSVIPVVEIVKFFQRKLERRR